Proteins encoded within one genomic window of Anopheles gambiae chromosome 3, idAnoGambNW_F1_1, whole genome shotgun sequence:
- the LOC1280071 gene encoding hsc70-interacting protein 1 → MECPINPAELQKLKVFINLCQMTPQLLNLPQLEFLKSFIESLGGKVPEGQPDLAGMMGGQKAPTGDGGAAPGKPASAEPEPKPSTTAAPESDPESDLELDNEGCVEPDTEPDQPMGVADKEPTEEEFDQANDLRVQAAAAYSEQKYDEAVKLFTEAIQLNPKSALYYAKRGQAYLKLQKPNACIRDCNRALEINPDSATAYKFRGRANRLLGRWEEAAKDLRQACKLDFDEEADEWLKEVTPNAKKIEQHKQKQERRRQEREFRERQERVRMAQEANRKAAEEGAGADGAPNAGGMPFGGGGGFGTEELLNAFRDPEMSAAMSDIFSNPANISKYQNNPKIMSVLMKLYSQGQGGGFPGFPGFPGGAGGFPGGAGGFPNFGGSDGGAGAGPGAGAGAGAGAGAGAGSGGARVDDLD, encoded by the coding sequence atggaGTGCCCGATCAATCCGGCCGAGCTGCAGAAGCTCAAGGTGTTCATTAACCTTTGCCAGATGACCCCGCAGCTGCTTAACCTTCCACAGCTCGAGTTTCTCAAGTCATTCATCGAAAGTCTGGGCGGCAAGGTGCCGGAGGGTCAGCCCGACCTGGCCGGCATGATGGGCGGACAGAAGGCACCGACcggcgatggtggtgctgctccCGGCAAACCGGCTTCCGCCGAACCGGAACCAAAGCCCAGCACAACGGCCGCACCCGAATCGGACCCGGAGTCGGATCTCGAGCTAGACAACGAGGGCTGCGTCGAGCCGGACACGGAACCCGACCAGCCGATGGGCGTCGCGGACAAGGAACCGACGGAGGAGGAGTTCGACCAGGCGAACGATCTGCGTGTACAGGCGGCCGCCGCGTACAGTGAGCAAAAGTACGACGAAGCGGTCAAGCTGTTCACCGAAGCGATACAGCTCAATCCGAAGAGTGCCCTGTACTATGCGAAGCGCGGCCAGGCCTACCTGAAGCTGCAGAAACCGAACGCGTGCATCCGGGACTGCAACCGGGCGCTGGAAATTAATCCCGACTCGGCCACGGCGTACAAGTTCCGGGGGCGCGCGAACCGTCTGCTGGGCCGATGGGAGGAGGCGGCCAAAGACCTGCGACAGGCCTGCAAGCTCGACTTCGACGAGGAGGCGGACGAGTGGCTGAAGGAGGTCACTCCGAACGCGAAGAAAATTGAACAGCACAAGCAGAAGCAGGAGCGCCGGCGGCAGGAGCGCGAGTTCCGCGAGCGCCAGGAGCGCGTCCGCATGGCACAGGAGGCGAACCGGAAGGCGGCGGAAGAGGGGGCCGGTGCGGACGGTGCACCGAATGCCGGTGGAATGCCgttcggcggtggtggtgggttcgGTACGGAGGAGCTGCTGAACGCGTTCCGCGATCCGGAAATGTCGGCGGCCATGTCGGACATCTTCTCGAACCCGGCCAACATTTCCAAGTACCAGAACAACCCGAAAATCATGTCGGTGCTGATGAAGCTGTACTCGCAAGGGCAGGGCGGCGGGTTCCCGGGCTTCCCTGGGTTCCCGGGCGGTGCCGGTGGGTTCCCGGGCGGTGCTGGCGGGTTCCCGAACTTTGGCGGCTCGGATGGTGGTGCGGGAGCTGGGCCCGGGGcaggtgctggtgctggtgcgggggctggtgctggtgctggcagTGGCGGTGCACGCGTGGATGATTTAGATTAG
- the LOC133392658 gene encoding trypsin-3-like yields the protein MRRKKASPEDRIVGTDVPPEIPPSEMPFVCSVRLQSVHRCCASILNPNWLLTSGQCTADLAPDAISIVCGIRMYRTVVEIALLPYYQPAASKPTANDLALLRVGRALSFTSNVQPIPLYDGVEVSTGTATLVRYGPMDERWSWWNSKLQLAEVSILSACECQYRLGPALAPYLEPRNICTDNGFVTTMPLTATGGPSSRCVGDSGAPVMFAASELQPYTLLAVTGWTVAPYGTGPSVHVRVAPHLDGILSIIGVN from the exons ATGCGG CGAAAAAAAGCTTCCCCAGAAGATCGAATCGTAGGTACTGACGTGCCTCCCGAAATTCCTCCATCCGAAATGCCGTTCGTGTGCTCCGTTCGTCTCCAAAGCGTCCACCGATGCTGTGCCTCCATCTTGAATCCGAACTGGCTGCTAACATCCGGACAGTGTACGGCCGACCTTGCGCCGGATGCAATTTCAATCGTTTGCGGTATCCGTATGTATCGAACGGTGGTGGAGATTGCACTCCTTCCTTACTACCAACCGGCTGCATCCAAACCGACGGCAAACGATCTTGCACTG CTCCGAGTGGGAAGAGCACTCAGCTTTACGAGCAACGTGCAGCCCATTCCATTATACGACGGGGTGGAAGTTTCCACAGGGACCGCAACCCTCGTCCGCTACGGACCAATGGACGAACGGTGGAGTTGGTGGAATTCAAAGCTTCAG CTGGCTGAGGTGTCGATATTATCAGCCTGCGAATGTCAGTACCGTCTGGGGCCTGCTCTGGCCCCCTATCTCGAACCACGCAACATCTGTACCGATAACGGATTTGTGACGACTATGCCGCTAACCGCAACAGGTGGCCCGTCGTCGCGCTGTGTCGGTGATTCGGGAGCACCGGTAATGTTTGCTGCTTCCGAGCTGCAACCCTACACCCTGCTGGCGGTAACGGGCTGGACGGTCGCCCCTTACGGTACGGGCCCATCGGTGCACGTTCGTGTTGCGCCGCATCTCGACGGGATTCTGTCCATTATCGGGGTCAATTAA
- the LOC1280073 gene encoding trypsin-1 — protein MKLAVALLCLVAVAAAAPRSLQAKYGFPSGRVVGGIDALPGEFPSIVSIQRVILVVSTHICGGSILSNFWVLTAAHCITENPATANFAIWAGTHNTAITEDTRQVISVASSTVHPDYQGGVNPTDIAVMRLSAPLTFTPRIQPVVLPAPGSTPSGPATLAGWGSTGGTLPTLPNILQKVTKPIIPFEECRSAAGVDAPLGPTNVCTGPLTGGVSACSGDSGGPLYTVQNGQQVQVGIVSWGWIPCGTIGFPSVYVGVSHYIDWIQNNTN, from the exons ATGAAATTGGCTGTTGCTCTGCTGTGCCTGGTGGCGGTGGCCGCTGCTGCCCCTC GTTCCCTCCAAGCGAAGTATGGCTTCCCGAGTGGACGCGTCGTCGGTGGTATCGACGCTCTGCCGGGTGAGTTCCCGTCCATCGTGTCGATCCAGCGCGTGATCCTCGTCGTCTCGACGCACATCTGCGGTGGTAGCATCCTGAGCAACTTCTGGGTCCTGACCGCTGCCCACTGCATCACGGAGAACCCGGCCACTGCCAACTTTGCGATCTGGGCCGGTACGCACAATACCGCTATCACCGAGGACACCCGCCAGGTGATCAGCGTCGCGAGCAGCACGGTCCATCCGGACTACCAGGGTGGTGTGAACCCGACCGATATCGCGGTGATGCGGCTGTCCGCACCGCTTACCTTCACCCCGCGTATCCAGCCGGTGGTCCTGCCGGCTCCGGGCAGCACCCCGTCCGGTCCGGCGACTCTTGCCGGCTGGGGATCGACCGGTGGCACCCTGCCGACCCTGCCCAACATCCTGCAGAAGGTGACCAAACCGATCATTCCGTTCGAGGAGTGCCGATCGGCGGCTGGCGTCGATGCCCCGCTCGGACCGACCAACGTCTGTACCGGCCCGCTGACTGGCGGAGTGTCCGCCTGCTCCGGTGACTCCGGCGGCCCGCTCTACACGGTGCAGAACGGCCAGCAGGTGCAGGTCGGTATCGTGTCGTGGGGCTGGATTCCATGCGGCACGATCGGTTTCCCGTCCGTCTACGTCGGTGTGTCGCACTACATCGACTGGATCCAGAACAACACGAACTAG
- the LOC1280074 gene encoding transmembrane protease serine 9 yields the protein MAYRQWILTLVLVALLGCAAASSSADGNRPQQRLIGGVRALPGEFPSMVSIQRLVLIRASHVCGGSVLNQFHVLTAAECFFSNPNSRYRVQAGKVLLNNFEPSEQTINVLRYTMHPQYDGSASPFNIAIVRLASPFGYNRYITPIVLPAIDTIPDGIVKFAGWGSTSSGLLPSMPDQLQMFYVAIMPNEQCQVMVGGAIGTGPVTERNVCLGPATGGIGACGGDAGGAAIQQINGVDTIVGIVSWQLSPCGQAGNPTITTRVSAFVEWINQNSQL from the exons ATGGCGTATCGGCAGTGGATATTGACACTCGTCTTGGTAGCCCTGTTGGGTTGTGCTGCGG CCTCTTCCAGCGCTGATGGCAACCGACCCCAGCAACGGCTCATCGGTGGTGTTCGTGCCCTCCCAGGCGAATTCCCATCGATGGTATCGATCCAGCGGCTGGTGCTGATCCGAGCCAGCCATGTCTGCGGTGGCAGTGTGCTGAACCAATTCCACGTCCTGACCGCGGCCGAATGCTTCTTCTCCAACCCGAACAGCCGCTATCGGGTGCAGGCGGGCAAAGTGCTGCTCAACAACTTCGAACCCAGCGAACAGACGATCAACGTGCTCCGGTACACGATGCACCCGCAGTACGATGGGTCAGCCAGCCCGTTCAATATTGCGATCGTACGGTTAGCGTCCCCGTTCGGCTACAATCGGTACATCACGCCGATCGTGCTCCCGGCGATCGATACCATCCCGGACGGGATCGTTAAGTTTGCCGGCTGGGGATCGACCTCGAGCGGCCTGCTGCCCAGCATGCCCGATCAGCTGCAGATGTTCTACGTTGCGATCATGCCGAACGAACAGTGTCAGGTGATGGTGGGCGGTGCGATCGGCACTGGGCCTGTGACGGAGCGGAACGTCTGTCTTGGACCGGCCACCGGTGGCATAGGGGCTTGTGGAGGTGATGCGGGCGGTGCTGCGATACAGCAGATCAATGGAGTGGACACGATCGTCGGTATCGTGTCGTGGCAGCTGTCCCCGTGCGGTCAGGCGGGCAACCCGACAATCACAACGCGCGTGTCGGCGTTCGTGGAATGGATCAACCAAAACTCACAGCTTTAG
- the LOC133394098 gene encoding trypsin-1-like, with translation MKSITLVLWAIAGIVAVVVDAAPERRIFGGTDAFEGELPYQVSIQRAFLTSRTHVCGGTILNPLHVLTAASCFWTDQSSRFEIVAGNLRIDRPADTQQVLGVFWIRMHPGYTGGTSSFDVAVVRTSSAFFFTNLIRPVALPAFDEIPTGLVRVGGWGSTTNSILPGNNFSNVLQKINVLLVPWNECLSVLGGPGGPFDERNICTGPLSGGISTCTGDAGGGAVQHLPDGTFLQVGIITWNVLPCGGINTPSIYTRVSAFVDWIQANSAV, from the exons ATGAAGTCAATTACGTTGGTGCTGTGGGCGATTGCGGGCATCGTTGCCGTTGTCGTTGATGCTGCTCCCG AGCGCAGAATCTTCGGCGGTACGGATGCGTTCGAGGGCGAACTACCATACCAGGTGTCCATCCAGCGCGCGTTCCTAACCTCCCGGACGCACGTGTGCGGCGGTACGATCCTGAACCCGCTGCACGTACTGACGGCGGCCTCCTGCTTCTGGACCGACCAGAGCTCGAGGTTTGAAATCGTGGCCGGCAATTTACGCATTGACCGGCCGGCTGACACGCAGCAGGTGCTCGGTGTGTTCTGGATCCGAATGCATCCGGGATATACCGGCGGTACTAGCTCGTTCGATGTCGCTGTG GTCCGCACCTCGTCCGCCTTCTTCTTCACGAATCTGATTCGTCCGGTAGCATTGCCGGCGTTCGATGAAATCCCAACCGGGCTGGTGCGTGTCGGCGGCTGGGGCTCGACCACCAATAGCATCCTGCCCGGGAACAACTTCTCCAATGTGTTGCAGAAAATCAACGTACTGCTCGTACCGTGGAACGAGTGTCTGAGTGTGCTGGGTGGGCCGGGTGGACCGTTTGATGAGCGGAACATCTGTACCGGACCGTTGAGCGGTGGCATCTCGACCTGCACGGGTGATGCGGGCGGTGGTGCGGTGCAGCATCTTCCGGATGGGACGTTCCTGCAGGTCGGCATCATTACGTGGAATGTGTTGCCGTGCGGTGGCATTAACACACCGTCCATCTATACGCGCGTGTCCGCCTTCGTCGATTGGATACAGGCAAATTCGGCTGTGTAG
- the LOC133394100 gene encoding uncharacterized protein LOC133394100, with product MLNWRVFLFVAVTVFLFVQFDTAESSPFNDLQPTGRPATAGQALKNILQRAIGDNSSDESKPSAGSSEEQFRPYHG from the exons ATGTTGAATTGGAGAGTATTTCTGTTTGTTGCAGTGACCGTGTTTCTCTTTGTGCAGTTCGACACTGCTG AATCCTCTCCGTTCAACGATTTACAACCAACTGGGCGACCGGCCACGGCTGGTCAGGCATTGAAGAATATTCTACAG CGTGCCATCGGTGATAATTCTTCCGACGAGAGCAAACCAAGCGCCGGCAGCAGCGAGGAGCAGTTCCGGCCCTACCATGGGTAG
- the LOC1280072 gene encoding zinc finger protein 19, producing the protein MQKPNSPNYFLKYPESSPQEGDCVPFDLHKICRLCLQGLQDGSCVDLFAINHLSVSPLAMITRCASIQIYEKDGFPTTICNDCYCKLEMAYEFRNRCEASDQKLREMLNIPTGNDKSAQLLSMDETTASNKEDAIYHAMKEIFGPDVDPASIIIPPTAESLLDGGSIEQQLENTPAAPLKVKMKRQIKRKSQLDELLVKHKEKLWLESTKVKIIRQKRAARKQPMLGRKQATANKNQEQQQQQQETQPGDAENPFQCTVCQRRFNRAGNLRLHMRIHSNERQFQCEICSKLFRTSSNLHAHRKTHTDERNFPCTVCERAFRTARELVSHGKTHSDVKGYVCRVCSKGFVKQSYLNTHMNTVHVGLKRYRCQECGKQFSNSSNLIAHRRVHTGEKPYQCGECDGKFNQSSALTRHIRQQHRPKEPSPEPPAPEQPVGRESEEPEELSIEVDENRSLDSAASSELSVATSLMDSQSFSYGGMPYAQTFVPQPAPPPPQPTAAAQHFSHVSHQHHHLHATHSYAHPSHHRHNHHQQQPPIMHQPMAVSSQPATNLYPTDYLPTYHHSAALPSTHQPHYDLGGYDMCYSMPASTVLNPSVMNPQPTYIFDQ; encoded by the exons ATGCAAAAGCCAAACTCACCGAACTACTTCCTGAAATATCCTGAATCTTCACCGCAGGAAGGTGACTGTGTTCCGTTCGATCTGCACAAAATATGTCGCCTGTGCCTGCAGGGGCTACAGGACGGTTCCTGTGTCGACCTGTTTGCAATAAACCATCTCTCAGTCAGCCCACTGGCCATGATTACCCGCTGTGCTTCGATACAG ATTTACGAAAAGGATGGCTTTCCGACGACGATATGCAACGATTGCTATTGCAAGCTGGAGATGGCGTACGAATTCCGCAATCGGTGTGAAGCGTCCGACCAGAAGCTACGCGAAATGTTAAACATTCCGACTGGCAATGACAAAAGTGCGCA aCTTCTTTCAATGGACGAAACAACGGCCAGCAACAAGGAAGATGCCATCTATCACGCTATGAAGGAAATATTCGGACCGGATGTTGATCCCGCCTCGATAATAATCCCACCGACGGCGGAAAGCCTGCTGGACGGTGGTTCGATCGAGCAACAGCTCGAAAACACACCCGCAGCACCGTTGAAGGTGAAGATGAAACGACAAATCAAGCGCAAATCCCAgctggacgagctgctcgTCAAGCACAAGGAGAAGCTTTGGCTCGAGAGTACGAAGGTGAAAATCATTCGCCAGAAAAGGGCCGCCCGGAAGCAACCAATGCTGGGCCGGAAGCAAGCGactgcaaataaaaatcaagagcagcagcagcagcagcaggaaacgCAACCCGGCGACGCAGAGAATCCCTTCCAGTGTACCGTTTGCCAGCGACGGTTCAACCGTGCCGGCAATCTCCGGCTGCACATGCGAATACACAGCAACGAGCGACAGTTTCAGTGCGAAATCTGCAGCAAACTGTTTCGCACCTCGAGCAATCTGCACGCGCACCGGAAAACGCACACGGACGAGCGCAACTTCCCTTGCACCGTGTGTGAGCGAGCGTTCCGGACGGCCCGGGAGCTGGTGAGCCACGGCAAAACGCACAGCGACGTCAAAGGGTACGTGTGTCGCGTGTGCAGCAAAGGGTTCGTGAAACAATCGTACCTGAACACGCACATGAACACGGTGCACGTCGGGCTGAAGCGCTACCGGTGCCAGGAGTGTGGCAAACAGTTTTCCAACAGCTCCAACCTGATCGCGCACCGGCGGGTACACACCGGCGAGAAGCCGTACCAGTGCGGCGAGTGCGACGGGAAGTTTAACCAATCGTCCGCCCTGACGCGCCACAtacggcagcagcatcggccGAAGGAGCCAAGCCCCGAACCGCCGGCGCCGGAGCAACCGGTCGGCCGCGAAAGTGAGGAACCGGAGGAGCTTTCGATCGAGGTGGATGAAAACCGGTCTCTGGATAGTGCGGCCAGCTCGGAGCTTTCCGTGGCGACGTCGCTCATGGACAGCCAGTCGTTCTCGTACGGTGGTATGCCGTACGCGCAAACGTTCGTTCCGcagccagcaccaccaccaccacagcctACTGCGGCGGCGCAACATTTCAGCCACGTGTCGCATCAACATCACCATCTGCACGCTACGCATAGCTATGCGCATCCATCGCACCATCGGCAcaaccatcaccagcagcagccgccgatCATGCACCAGCCGATGGCGGTTAGCAGCCAGCCCGCGACGAACCTCTACCCGACCGACTATCTGCCAACGTACCATCATTCGGCCGCGCTGCCGAGTACGCACCAGCCGCACTACGACCTCGGTGGGTACGACATGTGCTACAGTATGCCGGCCTCGACCGTGCTGAATCCGAGCGTGATGAATCCGCAACCGACGTACATCTTTGACCAGTGA